The Candidatus Bathyarchaeia archaeon DNA segment CGAAACTATCAGAGTTCTATTCTTCATCACAGCGTCAATAATCATATTCAATTTTTATCCAGTCACTCCGCTAATGATAGTCTTGTTGGCGATTCTAAATGATATACCAATCATGACAATCGCTTATGACAATGTAAAATATTCTGATAAGCCAGAAAGATGGAACATGCGAATTTTATTAGGGATAGCCACTTTTCTAGGCATCATAGGGGTTTTCTCATCTTTTGGATTACTTTACATAGGGCGTGAAATACTGCATTTAAATACTGAAATACTTCAGTCTTTCATATACCTCAAGTTGTCAGTTGCTGGGCATTTTGCCTTATTTGTGGCAAGAACAAAAGGACCTTTTTGGTCTGTTAAGCCAGCAAAAATCCTGCTTCTCACCGTCATACTTACACAACTTACTGCGACATTAATCACCGTTTATGGGGTATTGCTTCCAGCGA contains these protein-coding regions:
- a CDS encoding metal-transporting ATPase, with product ETIRVLFFITASIIIFNFYPVTPLMIVLLAILNDIPIMTIAYDNVKYSDKPERWNMRILLGIATFLGIIGVFSSFGLLYIGREILHLNTEILQSFIYLKLSVAGHFALFVARTKGPFWSVKPAKILLLTVILTQLTATLITVYGVLLPAMGWILAGLVWGYALALFLVTDFLKVRFYKLLNHGGIIFHR